The proteins below are encoded in one region of Silene latifolia isolate original U9 population chromosome 2, ASM4854445v1, whole genome shotgun sequence:
- the LOC141632769 gene encoding putative F-box/kelch-repeat protein At4g22430 yields the protein MARPRKTPKMKHGLNSTTMEDLDDNMLTQILVRLPNCKTVLACTPVNKRWCSLISDLNFPVLFDNHKKKTNSDHEDDGPPWTLITAIHVREQPLIKEFISRSPKLSLGCLPCKSFTATATFKDLVLCYSYEKCGRVYYITNPLTKQWVALPPCPVNKQLITRIALICQRPYNLTQHYKFRVVKLLVQGKVHSLDTIKLFVYCSEIGKWKEINIRIPKEAGQFRIMTSAEPEIVVCNDLLYFKGGLCLVALDPFDVNDVCGTTLDARVMPPLPDFGDLHESSGQLLVVHTPEIHGGLWFKKTGSSIELPMMVWRLDLNKAIILGRWEMAFQGLCNGTLNSGELPSNTLSNNKIYPEQIVVHPYNHKLIYMYLASEEEFVSCDMQTRCITPSKSLPNYCLSKFLRLEHQWWPTAIPACAMHHNRTGVATTTDYSYYIATDLY from the coding sequence atggctAGGCCTCGGAAAACACCAAAGATGAAGCATGGTCTTAATTCAACAACAATGGAAGATCTAGATGACAATATGCTAACTCAAATACTAGTTAGACTTCCCAATTGTAAAACGGTACTAGCATGCACTCCTGTGAACAAGCGTTGGTGTTCTTTAATCTCTGATCTTAACTTCCCGGTCCTGTTCGACAACCACAAGAAGAAAACCAATTCCGATCATGAAGACGATGGGCCTCCGTGGACCCTCATTACAGCCATTCACGTACGGGAACAACCATTAATCAAAGAATTCATATCCAGATCACCAAAATTATCGCTGGGATGCTTACCTTGTAAGTCTTTTACTGCAACGGCAACATTCAAGGACTTGGTGTTATGCTATAGTTACGAAAAATGTGGCCGAGTTTACTACATTACCAATCCACTAACCAAGCAATGGGTTGCTCTCCCACCATGCCCTGTTAATAAGCAACTGATAACAAGGATTGCTTTGATATGTCAACGACCTTATAATCTCACCCAACATTATAAGTTTAGAGTTGTGAAGCTCCTTGTTCAGGGTAAGGTTCATAGTCTAGATACAATCAAGTTGTTTGTTTATTGTTCGGAGATTGGTAAATGGAAGGAAATTAACATTAGAATCCCTAAGGAGGCTGGACAATTCAGGATAATGACCAGTGCAGAACCGGAGATTGTTGTTTGTAATGACCTACTCTACTTTAAAGGTGGGTTATGTTTGGTGGCATTGGACCCGTTTGATGTGAATGACGTTTGTGGCACAACCCTTGACGCAAGAGTTATGCCACCACTACCCGATTTTGGGGATCTGCACGAATCCTCAGGACAATTGTTAGTCGTGCATACTCCTGAAATACACGGTGGGTTGTGGTTCAAGAAAACTGGGAGCTCTATTGAATTGCCGATGATGGTGTGGAGGTTGGACCTTAATAAAGCAATAATACTCGGACGATGGGAGATGGCATTCCAAGGTTTATGCAATGGCACTCTAAATAGTGGTGAATTGCCCTCTAACACTCTATCAAATAACAAGATTTATCCGGAGCAGATTGTGGTACACCCGTACAATCACAAGCTGATTTATATGTATCTTGCGTCCGAAGAAGAGTTTGTTTCCTGTGACATGCAAACAAGATGTATAACGCCTTCAAAAAGTTTGCCTAACTATTGTTTGTCAAAATTCCTCAGACTTGAGCACCAATGGTGGCCTACCGCAATTCCTGCTTGTGCAATGCATCACAATAGAACAGGAGTTGCCACCACTACTGATTACAGTTACTACATAGCTACTGATTTGTATTAG
- the LOC141632774 gene encoding uncharacterized protein LOC141632774 — protein sequence MNHGVNRTRIDDLDDHMLTQILLRLPNCATVLACSPVNKRWCSLISDLNFSVQFVDHKKKTTTFSKGSDSDHEDDQPRWNLITTTKSWKLPLTTEFIFGSTKVSLNYLPCNTCTTRATFKDLLLCSDYKTYKGRGRVYYITNLLTKQWIALPPCPSSDKHKWETMTNVAFICQPPYNNTQHYNKFRVVKASPLRMDYTFDLVVYCSEIGEWKEIKLRVPNEVGPLRLVNEETETVVCNGIIYFKSGLCNLCLVAFNPFDVNASSCDMTHEARVMPPLPDFGYLKESSGQLLVVHTPQNGLWYRKDGTTITLQMVVWKLDLNQAPLVWETTFQGLCKGELPHYSRLECRIFAESINVHPYNHKLIYMYLIPGKQVVLCDTRTGCITSSKSLLYYGKTFHRLPWWPTSVSALATTTTRV from the coding sequence ATGAACCATGGGGTTAATCGAACAAGAATAGACGATCTCGATGACCATATGCTTACTCAAATACTACTCAGACTCCCCAATTGTGCAACGGTACTAGCATGTAGTCCTGTGAACAAGCGTTGGTGTTCTTTAATCTCCGATCTCAACTTTTCGGTCCAGTTCGTCGACCACAAGAAGAAAACCACCACCTTTTCAAAGGGCTCGGATTCCGATCATGAAGATGATCAACCACGGTGGAACTTGATTACAACCACAAAGTCTTGGAAACTACCATTGACCACAGAATTCATATTTGGGTCGACAAAAGTGTCACTAAATTATCTGCCTTGTAATACTTGCACTACAAGGGCGACATTTAAGGACTTGTTGTTATGCTCTGATTACAAGACCTATAAAGGACGTGGCCGAGTTTATTATATTACCAATCTATTAACCAAACAATGGATTGCTCTTCCACCATGCCCTAGTAGTGATAAGCATAAATGGGAGACGATGACAAATGTTGCTTTCATATGCCAACCACCTTATAACAACACTCAACATTATAATAAGTTTAGAGTTGTCAAGGCTAGTCCTCTTCGTATGGATTACACATTCGATTTGGTCGTTTATTGTTCTGAGATTGGTGAATGGAAGGAAATTAAACTTAGGGTCCCCAACGAGGTTGGACCACTCAGGCTTGTCAATGAGGAAACCGAGACTGTTGTTTGTAATGGCATCATCTACTTTAAAAGTGGGTTATGTAACTTATGTTTGGTGGCATTTAACCCGTTTGATGTGAATGCCTCCTCTTGTGACATGACCCATGAGGCGAGAGTTATGCCACCACTACCCGATTTTGGGTATTTGAAAGAGTCCTCGGGACAATTGTTAGTCGTGCATACTCCTCAGAATGGCTTGTGGTACAGAAAAGATGGGACAACTATTACATTGCAGATGGTAGTGTGGAAGTTGGACCTGAATCAAGCACCTCTCGTGTGGGAAACGACTTTCCAAGGCTTGTGCAAAGGCGAATTGCCCCATTACTCGAGATTAGAATGCCGCATTTTCGCCGAGAGCATTAACGTACACCCATACAATCACAAGCTGATTTATATGTATCTTATCCCCGGCAAACAGGTTGTTTTGTGCGACACGCGAACAGGATGCATaacgtcttcaaaaagtttgctTTATTATGGCAAGACATTTCATAGACTCCCATGGTGGCCCACCTCAGTTTCGGCGCTGGCCACCACTACAACTAGAGTCTAG
- the LOC141632778 gene encoding uncharacterized protein LOC141632778: protein MVRLLKTPKINHGGNSTTMEDLDDYMLTQILLRLPNCETVLVCSAVNKGWYSLISDPNFQVHFANHKHKTTALLNDVLQWSLIATITIVVANMKFWEQPFITEFLFGSPKLSLEFLPGNSIKTRATFKDLVLCSSKTTDQSGRRVYYITNPLTKQWVALPPRPCQWPWIQSIALICQPPYNHTQHYKFRVVEVLNPRMSLDTFDLFVYCSEIGEWKEIKLRVPNEVGLLGVGTTEPEYVVCNGIIYFNIGLCLVAMDPFDVDDTCDTTLDARVMPPLPNFGHLQESSGQILVMHTPGRQQGLYKKDGNAFELEMVVSKLDPNQVPLVWETTFQGQCKGTWNSIELPYITKFGYIYDTDVRVHPYNDKLIYIYLAHENKLVLCNTGTGGITPSKSLPHNKKLRFHRLEQQWWPTLVPSLVQRVTAEQNLPPL from the coding sequence ATGGTTAGGCTTCTAAAGACACCAAAGATTAACCATGGCGGTAATTCAACAACAATGGAAGATCTAGATGACTATATGCTAACTCAAATACTACTTAGACTTCCTAATTGTGAAACGGTACTAGTATGCAGTGCGGTGAACAAGGGTTGGTATTCTTTAATCTCCGACCCCAACTTTCAGGTCCACTTCGCCAACCACAAGCATAAAACCACAGCCCTTTTGAACGACGTGCTACAGTGGTCTTTAATTGCAACCATCACAATAGTCGTTGCAAACATGAAGTTCTGGGAACAACCATTCATCACAGAATTCTTATTTGGTTCGCCAAAATTGTCGTTGGAATTCCTGCCTGGTAATTCTATCAAGACAAGAGCCACATTCAAAGACTTGGTGTTATGTTCTAGCAAGACAACCGATCAAAGTGGTCGCCGAGTTTATTATATTACCAATCCGTTAACCAAGCAATGGGTTGCTCTGCCACCACGTCCTTGTCAATGGCCGTGGATACAAAGTATTGCTTTGATATGCCAACCACCTTATAACCACACTCAACATTATAAATTTAGAGTTGTGGAGGTTCTTAATCCACGTATGTCTCTAGACACATTTGATTTGTTCGTTTATTGTTCGGAGATTGGTGAATGGAAGGAAATTAAACTTAGGGTCCCCAACGAGGTTGGACTACTCGGGGTGGGTACTACAGAACCCGAATATGTTGTTTGTAATGGGATCATCTACTTTAATATTGGGTTATGTTTGGTGGCAATGGACCCGTTTGATGTGGATGACACTTGTGACACGACCCTTGATGCTCGAGTTATGCCACCACTACCTAATTTTGGGCATTTGCAAGAATCCTCGGGACAAATATTAGTCATGCATACTCCCGGGAGACAACAAGGCTTGTACAAAAAAGATGGAAATGCTTTTGAATTGGAGATGGTAGTGTCGAAGTTGGACCCGAATCAAGTACCTCTCGTGTGGGAGACGACTTTCCAAGGCCAGTGCAAAGGCACATGGAATAGTATTGAATTGCCCTATATTACCAAATTTGGATACATTTACGACACGGACGTTAGGGTACACCCATACAATGACAAGCTGATTTATATTTATCTTGCCCACGAAAATAAGTTGGTTTTGTGCAACACCGGAACAGGAGGCATAACGCCTTCAAAAAGTTTGCCTCACAATAAAAAGTTGAGATTTCATAGACTCGAGCAGCAATGGTGGCCCACCTTAGTCCCTTCGCTTGTGCAACGCGTCACAGCAGAACAGAACTTGCCACCACTATAG
- the LOC141632785 gene encoding F-box protein At3g26010-like, whose translation MARPPKTPKINHGGNRTRMDDLDDHMLTQILVRLPNCKTVLACSPVNKRWCSLISDPTFSAQFTNHKKKNHKDDEPHWDLITTMQSSEHPFIIKFMFGFRELSLQFLPCKTCTTTVTFKDLVLCSNYWTHQEDGRLVYYITNPITKQWVALPPCPVYKHRWELERIKRTALICQQYKFRVVEVRNTCIDSSQETLGLFVYCSEIGEWKEIKLRVPNEEFRQLETTVVCNGIIYFKSGLSLVGLDPFDVNDTCDTTLEARVMPPLPDFGYLQESSGQLLVVYSPKRFSKPFVFYSEDGKVIELEMVMWKLDPNQARLVWEMTFRGMCKGTWKSSKLHCNIGLGGDLIEVHPYNDKLIYMFLPTEDWFVLCDTQTGYITPLKSLCKYSLHRIHRLEHQWWPTLVPALVQ comes from the coding sequence ATGGCTAGGCCTCCAAAAACACCAAAGATTAACCATGGCGGTAATCGAACCAGAATGGACGATCTCGATGACCATATGCTTACTCAAATACTAGTTAGACTTCCCAATTGTAAAACGGTATTAGCATGCAGTCCTGTGAACAAGCGTTGGTGTTCTTTAATCTCCGACCCAACCTTTTCGGCCCAGTTCACCAACCACAAGAAGAAAAATCATAAAGATGATGAGCCACATTGGGACTTGATTACAACCATGCAGTCGAGTGAACATCCATTCATCATAAAATTCATGTTTGGGTTTCGTGAATTATCGCTTCAATTTCTACCGTGTAAAACTTGCACTACTACGGTCACATTCAAGGATTTGGTCCTATGCTCTAATTACTGGACCCATCAAGAAGACGGCCGCCTAGTTTATTACATTACCAATCCGATAACCAAACAATGGGTTGCTCTGCCACCATGCCCTGTTTATAAGCATCGATGGGAACTTGAACGGATAAAAAGGACCGCTTTGATATGCCAACAGTATAAGTTTAGAGTTGTGGAGGTTCGTAATACTTGTATTGATTCTAGTCAAGAGACATTAGGTTTGTTCGTTTATTGTTCGGAGATTGGTGAATGGAAGGAAATTAAACTTAGGGTCCCCAACGAGGAGTTTCGACAACTTGAGACGACTGTTGTCTGTAATGGCATCATCTACTTTAAAAGTGGGTTATCTTTGGTGGGATTGGACCCGTTTGATGTGAACGACACTTGTGACACGACCCTTGAGGCGAGAGTTATGCCACCACTACCCGATTTTGGGTATTTGCAAGAATCCTCGGGACAATTGTTGGTCGTATATTCTCCTAAGAGATTTAGCAAACCTTTCGTGTTCTATAGCGAAGATGGAAAGGTTATTGAATTGGAGATGGTAATGTGGAAGTTGGACCCGAATCAAGCACGTCTCGTGTGGGAGATGACTTTCCGAGGCATGTGCAAAGGCACTTGGAAGAGTAGTAAATTGCATTGTAACATCGGATTAGGAGGCGACCTCATTGAGGTACACCCATACAATGACAAGCTAATCTATATGTTTCTTCCCACGGAAGACTGGTTTGTTTTGTGCGACACGCAAACAGGATACATAACACCTTTAAAAAGTTTGTGCAAGTATTCTCTGCATAGAATTCATAGACTCGAGCATCAATGGTGGCCCACATTAGTTCCTGCACTTGTGCAATGA
- the LOC141632791 gene encoding F-box protein At3g26010-like, with protein sequence MARPKKIQKINHGGNRTRIDDLDDHMLAQILLRLPNCKTVLACSAVNKRWCSLISDSNFHSQFANHKKNTTTLLKGYNEPPWTFLTTVYGSEERLLTTEFIFEPKLSLEFLPCNKCTTRATFKDLVLCSSYKPCQEGGGRVYYITNPLTKQWVALPPCPWGSITWTGFICQPLYSDTKRYKFRVVLARYRVDKFDLVVYCSEIGEWKEFNLRIPKEVGSLNVNTEEPEIVICNGIVYFKTGLRLVALDPFDVNDNCDTTTLEARIMPPLPGLGYLQESSGQLFVLHTPEKNGEASLPYQKDGTAIKLQLVMWKLNLNQESLVWETTFQGLCKGTVNYPDDPTFEGYIDAKDIGVHPYNEKLIYIHLSREKKVVLCDTRTCCITSLKRSDHVGRFHRLEQQWWPTSVPALVQCLTDSQN encoded by the coding sequence ATGGCTAGGCCTAAAAAAATACAGAAGATTAACCATGGTGGTAATCGAACAAGAATCGACGATCTAGACGACCATATGCTAGCTCAAATACTACTCAGACTCCCTAATTGTAAAACGGTACTAGCGTGCAGTGCTGTGAACAAGCGTTGGTGTTCTTTAATCTCCGACTCCAACTTTCATAGCCAGTTCGCCAACCACAAGAAAAACACCACCACCCTTTTGAAGGGCTATAACGAGCCACCGTGGACCTTCCTTACAACCGTGTATGGCTCGGAAGAACGACTATTGACCACAGAATTCATATTTGAGCCAAAATTATCGCTGGAATTTCTGCCATGTAATAAATGTACTACAAGGGCCACATTCAAAGACTTGGTGTTATGCTCTAGTTACAAACCCTGTCAAGAAGGCGGCGGCCGAGTTTATTACATTACTAATCCATTAACCAAGCAATGGGTTGCTCTCCCACCATGCCCATGGGGGTCGATAACATGGACTGGTTTTATATGCCAACCACTTTATAGCGACACTAAACGTTATAAGTTTAGAGTTGTGTTGGCTCGCTACCGTGTAGACAAATTCGATTTGGTCGTTTATTGTTCGGAAATTGGTGAATGGAAGGAATTTAACCTTAGGATCCCTAAGGAGGTTGGATCACTAAACGTGAATACTGAAGAACCCGAGATTGTTATTTGTAATGGCATCGTCTACTTTAAAACTGGGTTACGTTTGGTGGCATTGGACCCGTTTGATGTGAATGATAATTGTGACACAACAACCCTGGAGGCGAGAATTATGCCGCCACTACCTGGCTTAGGGTATTTGCAAGAGTCGTCAGGACAACTGTTCGTCCTGCATACTCCTGAGAAAAACGGTGAAGCTTCCTTGCCATACCAAAAAGATGGGACCGCTATTAAATTGCAGTTGGTTATGTGGAAGTTGAACCTAAATCAAGAATCTCTCGTGTGGGAGACGACTTTCCAAGGATTGTGCAAAGGCACTGTGAATTATCCCGATGACCCCACATTCGAAGGTTACATTGACGCCAAGGACATTGGGGTACACCCATACAATGAAAAGCTGATTTATATTCATCTTTCCCGCGAAAAAAAGGTTGTTTTGTGTGATACGCGAACATGCTGCATAACTTCTTTAAAAAGATCTGATCATGTGGGGAGATTCCATAGACTCGAGCAGCAATGGTGGCCCACCTCAGTTCCTGCGCTTGTGCAATGCCTCACAGACTCACAGAACTAG